The Kineothrix sp. MB12-C1 genome includes a window with the following:
- a CDS encoding DUF3783 domain-containing protein, with amino-acid sequence MLLVQHLAIKEIAKEDYLDPIGFHAGAEGIEPSENKYEGEELDGEMMIFAGMTGEQVDSVLMGFRKHKLPRVNYKAVLTPTNQFWNAVELFEELKREHEAFHKK; translated from the coding sequence ATGTTATTAGTTCAACATTTGGCAATAAAGGAAATTGCGAAGGAGGACTATTTAGATCCCATTGGTTTCCATGCCGGGGCAGAAGGTATCGAGCCTTCTGAGAATAAGTATGAGGGAGAAGAATTAGACGGAGAAATGATGATTTTCGCCGGAATGACAGGAGAGCAGGTAGATAGCGTTCTTATGGGATTTCGTAAGCATAAGCTGCCAAGAGTTAATTATAAGGCGGTTCTTACGCCGACGAATCAATTTTGGAATGCGGTAGAGCTATTCGAGGAATTGAAAAGAGAGCACGAGGCCTTTCACAAAAAATAG
- a CDS encoding VanZ family protein, with product MSDFTILAVNTFSAYIGAIPLLIILQIFFWKYKLPKRHQFGLYIYSLAICVILMATDTPSLYQLNFYPAFNLIPFYNFTYTLEHYIQSFLVFIPIGLLLPTLWKQFQPAKETITYAVIFSILIEVSQIFCLATTATTDITDIIMNVLGALTGYFIFLQVKDMRFMGRMCLDANDRLHQNLARWEVYIYFFTPWSITFLLAPFISNAIWDFLWEAVIGIPM from the coding sequence ATGTCTGATTTTACGATTTTAGCTGTTAACACATTTTCTGCATATATAGGAGCTATTCCTTTGCTTATTATACTCCAAATATTTTTTTGGAAGTATAAGCTACCCAAGCGTCATCAGTTTGGGCTCTATATCTATTCCCTTGCTATCTGCGTAATTTTAATGGCAACGGATACACCATCCCTATATCAGCTCAATTTTTACCCGGCATTTAACCTAATTCCTTTTTATAACTTTACCTATACACTGGAACATTATATTCAGAGTTTTCTGGTATTCATCCCTATCGGATTACTGCTCCCCACCTTATGGAAGCAATTTCAGCCGGCGAAAGAGACGATCACCTATGCTGTTATCTTTTCCATTCTCATTGAGGTATCACAGATATTCTGCCTTGCCACTACGGCAACAACAGATATTACCGATATCATTATGAATGTCCTGGGAGCACTAACGGGATATTTTATCTTCCTTCAAGTGAAAGATATGCGCTTTATGGGGCGTATGTGCTTAGATGCGAACGATAGGCTTCATCAGAACCTGGCACGATGGGAAGTTTATATTTACTTTTTCACACCGTGGTCCATCACATTCCTTTTGGCTCCCTTTATTTCCAATGCCATCTGGGATTTCTTATGGGAAGCAGTGATAGGTATCCCTATGTAA
- the xylB gene encoding xylulokinase — translation MSVILGIDLGTSSVKAMLLDCENKETAVETQKYEVDIPQMNYAEQSPEVWWNAAKAILNRLKDKYPDSFARIAAIGFSGQMHGLVLTDKEGKPLRPAILWLDQRSREELSLIQQNMSTEEMGTVFCNRVFTGFAFPSLLWVKENEKEIFEKIGHVMLPKDYIRMKITGNIGTEMSDASSTAIFNTPKREWAWDMIDRFGFPRDIFPECNEADEIAGYVTKQCAEETGLKEGIPVVYGAGDQPAQSIGNGCFRPGTIISNIGTGGQISTYIDKPIYDKELRTHTFCHGIQKGYTIMGATLCSGMSLNWLKNKVLEVENFKELSKMAGEAEAGSKGLIYLPYLTGERTPHMNPSAKGMFFGITLSHDRKYFVRSVLEGVTFSLKDSLTIFDELGISGDTIIASGGGASSDEWLQIQADIFEKRVTVCEVGEQACLGACIMAGVGTGIFQSVEEACERFVSFRDKVYEPNRENAKIYRELYEKYGKLYKQNEAFMN, via the coding sequence ATGTCAGTAATATTAGGAATTGATCTTGGTACCTCCAGTGTGAAAGCAATGCTTCTTGATTGTGAGAATAAGGAGACGGCAGTCGAGACGCAAAAGTATGAGGTGGATATTCCGCAAATGAACTATGCGGAGCAGTCGCCGGAAGTATGGTGGAATGCGGCTAAGGCTATACTTAACAGGTTAAAAGATAAGTATCCGGACAGCTTCGCACGAATTGCAGCGATAGGCTTTTCCGGGCAGATGCACGGTCTGGTACTTACCGATAAAGAAGGAAAACCATTACGTCCTGCAATATTGTGGCTGGACCAACGTTCTCGTGAGGAACTTTCTCTCATACAGCAGAATATGAGCACAGAAGAGATGGGGACAGTTTTTTGCAACCGTGTATTTACAGGTTTCGCTTTTCCTTCTCTTCTATGGGTAAAGGAAAATGAAAAAGAGATATTCGAGAAAATAGGACATGTAATGTTACCTAAGGATTATATTCGAATGAAAATAACCGGGAATATCGGTACGGAGATGTCGGATGCCTCCTCTACTGCTATTTTCAATACGCCGAAGAGAGAATGGGCATGGGATATGATCGATCGATTCGGATTTCCCAGAGATATTTTTCCGGAATGTAACGAAGCGGATGAAATTGCCGGATATGTAACGAAGCAGTGCGCGGAAGAAACCGGCTTAAAAGAAGGGATACCTGTAGTATATGGTGCAGGTGATCAGCCGGCACAGAGCATAGGAAACGGGTGCTTTCGTCCGGGTACCATTATTTCCAATATTGGAACAGGAGGCCAGATATCTACTTACATAGATAAACCGATATACGATAAGGAGCTACGTACCCATACATTTTGCCACGGAATTCAAAAGGGTTACACGATAATGGGGGCAACACTTTGCAGCGGTATGTCGTTAAACTGGCTGAAAAATAAGGTATTAGAAGTAGAAAACTTCAAAGAACTCAGTAAAATGGCAGGAGAGGCGGAAGCGGGGAGTAAGGGGCTTATATACCTTCCCTATCTGACAGGTGAGAGAACACCTCACATGAATCCTTCTGCGAAAGGAATGTTCTTCGGTATTACATTATCCCACGACCGGAAATACTTTGTCAGGTCGGTATTAGAAGGTGTTACCTTTAGCTTAAAAGATTCTCTGACAATTTTTGATGAGCTGGGAATAAGCGGGGATACTATTATTGCTTCCGGCGGAGGAGCCTCCAGTGATGAATGGCTTCAGATACAGGCTGATATCTTTGAGAAAAGGGTAACGGTATGTGAAGTAGGTGAACAGGCTTGCCTGGGTGCATGTATCATGGCCGGTGTGGGAACCGGAATATTTCAAAGTGTCGAGGAAGCATGTGAACGCTTCGTAAGCTTCAGGGATAAGGTATATGAACCCAATAGGGAGAATGCGAAGATATATCGTGAGCTATACGAGAAATACGGGAAGCTTTACAAGCAGAATGAAGCTTTCATGAACTAA
- a CDS encoding sensor histidine kinase translates to MIFSKEMLLLLAAEIAICAFVFTYNIIQGEREGYPAKVIYFNTILFSAFFIITLIIFLFSLRIMYKNQKLQSLNQEKQALEEYMEKIEDLYQDMRIFKHDYINLLSTMQYCIDNDDIHNLKILFRTKILPSSKQLTNKDATIGKLSNIRILELKGILYAKLISAMNQQLDITLEIQEEINSISMDMLDLSRIIGIFMDNAIEAARISEDKNLVVLVINSEESITIVISNSTPDINIDLDNIYKKDITSKKGHTGLGLYSVRKILNKYNNIIHSTNYNYHIFTQTLEICTQYDMREVTSS, encoded by the coding sequence GTGATATTTTCTAAGGAAATGCTGCTTCTGCTTGCCGCGGAGATTGCCATTTGTGCATTTGTTTTCACCTACAATATCATTCAGGGAGAACGAGAAGGATATCCTGCAAAGGTGATTTACTTTAATACAATACTTTTTAGCGCTTTCTTTATTATTACCTTAATTATTTTTCTCTTCTCCCTTCGCATTATGTATAAGAATCAGAAACTGCAATCTCTCAATCAGGAAAAGCAAGCTCTGGAAGAATATATGGAGAAAATTGAAGATTTATACCAGGATATGCGAATCTTTAAACATGATTATATTAACCTTCTCTCCACCATGCAGTATTGTATAGATAATGATGATATCCATAACTTGAAGATTCTATTCAGAACTAAGATTCTTCCCAGCAGTAAGCAGCTTACGAACAAAGATGCCACCATTGGCAAGTTAAGTAATATTAGAATTCTGGAATTGAAGGGTATTTTATATGCCAAGCTAATTTCCGCTATGAATCAACAATTAGATATTACTTTGGAAATTCAGGAGGAAATTAACTCTATATCCATGGATATGCTCGATTTATCCAGAATCATAGGTATCTTCATGGATAATGCTATAGAGGCAGCCAGAATATCCGAGGATAAGAATCTAGTCGTCCTTGTTATTAATAGCGAGGAATCCATAACTATCGTAATATCGAACTCCACTCCCGATATAAATATCGATCTGGATAATATTTATAAGAAAGATATAACATCTAAAAAAGGCCATACCGGCCTTGGACTTTACAGCGTAAGAAAAATATTGAACAAATACAATAATATAATACATTCTACGAATTATAACTATCATATTTTTACACAGACACTAGAGATATGTACACAATACGATATGAGAGAGGTAACTTCGAGTTGA
- a CDS encoding LytR/AlgR family response regulator transcription factor, which yields MYTIRYERGNFELIPIYLCEDDKLQLENWGKLINNAILIHEWDMGIKAAADSPDKFLKLINKTKPENAVYFLDIDLKSHMNGIELAVEIRKYDPRSFIIFITTHDEMAVHTFKYKVEPLGFIIKDSPDFRDQIADCLQNVYEKYQVPKNPVTDVLTIRMECKLLIIPYDEIYYIEPSAQSHRIRLHKQYEILEFSSSLTEIKSKLDYRFMTCHKSYIVNCHHISRVDKKNYTVYFNNGKKCSCSVRLCNQLCKKLDELTALNSF from the coding sequence ATGTACACAATACGATATGAGAGAGGTAACTTCGAGTTGATTCCCATTTACTTATGCGAAGATGATAAATTACAGTTAGAAAATTGGGGGAAATTAATTAATAACGCTATCCTTATCCATGAATGGGATATGGGAATAAAGGCTGCCGCTGACAGTCCTGATAAATTTCTGAAATTAATAAATAAAACTAAGCCTGAGAATGCCGTTTATTTCCTGGACATCGATTTAAAGAGCCATATGAACGGAATCGAACTCGCTGTGGAAATCAGAAAATATGATCCGAGAAGCTTTATTATCTTTATTACCACACACGATGAAATGGCTGTTCATACCTTTAAATATAAGGTAGAACCGCTTGGCTTCATTATAAAAGATTCCCCCGATTTCAGAGACCAAATAGCAGACTGCCTGCAAAATGTTTACGAAAAATATCAAGTGCCTAAGAATCCTGTAACGGATGTACTTACCATCCGTATGGAATGCAAGCTGTTGATCATACCTTATGATGAAATTTATTACATTGAACCATCCGCCCAATCTCACCGGATACGGCTGCACAAGCAATATGAAATACTGGAATTCTCATCTTCTCTGACCGAAATCAAGTCTAAACTCGATTATCGGTTTATGACATGTCACAAATCTTACATTGTGAACTGTCATCATATTTCCAGAGTCGATAAGAAGAATTATACCGTTTATTTTAATAATGGTAAGAAATGCTCCTGTTCTGTACGGCTATGCAATCAATTATGCAAAAAGTTGGATGAATTAACGGCACTTAACTCCTTTTAA
- a CDS encoding TraX family protein: MVEKKGITGSTIKLIAIIAMFIDHIGAVILEKEMMNRGAGMMGDVDAMLASMEQNAMLYGVDTVFRLIGRIGFPIFCFLLIEGFMHTRNMKKYAGRLFLFALISEIPFNLAFSGKFIYTGYQNVFFTLLAGLLVMMGFRLIEEKQNLHKALSVLLHLLILAAGMAAAEFMNTDYSAFGVLTIAVMYYFRNKKTLSAVMGCATLTVMSLAEITAFFAVIPISRYNGQRGWNIKWLFYAFYPAHILLLYLISCALGISQLPF; this comes from the coding sequence ATGGTAGAAAAGAAGGGTATTACCGGGAGTACGATTAAGTTAATTGCAATTATTGCTATGTTCATCGATCATATAGGTGCAGTTATATTGGAAAAGGAAATGATGAATCGAGGAGCAGGAATGATGGGGGATGTGGATGCTATGCTGGCGTCCATGGAACAAAATGCAATGCTTTATGGAGTCGATACGGTGTTTCGCCTTATAGGAAGAATTGGATTTCCGATTTTTTGCTTTCTATTAATAGAGGGATTCATGCATACCCGTAATATGAAAAAGTATGCGGGAAGATTATTTTTATTTGCACTTATTTCGGAGATACCTTTTAACTTGGCATTTAGTGGGAAATTCATCTACACGGGATACCAGAATGTATTTTTTACGTTGCTGGCAGGTCTGCTTGTGATGATGGGCTTCCGGTTGATAGAAGAGAAACAGAATCTGCACAAAGCTCTCAGTGTGCTGTTACATCTCTTGATTCTGGCTGCAGGAATGGCAGCGGCAGAGTTTATGAATACCGATTATAGTGCTTTCGGTGTACTTACCATAGCGGTTATGTATTATTTCCGTAATAAGAAGACTCTGTCGGCGGTAATGGGATGCGCCACGCTAACTGTAATGTCTTTGGCAGAGATTACTGCCTTTTTTGCAGTGATTCCGATTAGTAGATATAATGGACAGAGAGGATGGAATATCAAATGGCTCTTCTATGCATTTTATCCTGCACATATCCTGCTTTTATACTTGATATCTTGTGCGCTCGGAATCAGCCAGCTTCCGTTCTGA
- a CDS encoding ISLre2 family transposase — translation MIKSIQQFEENGAKNLTGVLEKFLKDPQQQAEFIYGITDSVVQLGLDMIAETFESMDEELRNSGYRRRNWVISRRDETSLITSLGTVRYCKTLFKNKKTGACEYLLDRIMGLESHVRMTEDAQAQMLEEAVDSSYRKGGIRASLSEKVSKQTVKNKIHDLKFHTKPEKIENKKQVSYLYIDADEDHVSLQYLEKKGDITKPRSNTSMPKIAYVYEGAESEAPKSERFKLINPKYFGGIYEGSKGVEQFWREIYEYISATYDMDAIKQIYINGDGAAWIKSGRKFIAGSTFVLDKFHMQKYITAATSHLMDSSEDARSELYGAIHKRAKWMASETFEKILNITENEAQRKKVESSMAYILGHWDGIMQGLRNKETQVGCSAEGHVSHIYADRMSSRPLGWSKHGVHQMAKLRIYKANKGNMLELVRMQKQELPMAVGTEERIYLSSEMFRSESKRLTEEQRYVERITHSIPFPEVKKIAYFKNHIWGL, via the coding sequence ATGATTAAAAGTATACAACAGTTTGAAGAAAATGGGGCAAAAAATTTAACAGGAGTTCTGGAAAAGTTTTTGAAAGATCCTCAACAACAAGCAGAGTTTATCTATGGAATTACAGATAGTGTAGTACAGTTAGGACTGGACATGATTGCGGAGACTTTTGAAAGTATGGATGAAGAACTGAGAAACAGCGGATACAGAAGGAGAAACTGGGTCATAAGCAGACGAGATGAAACATCCCTGATTACCAGCCTTGGAACTGTGAGATATTGCAAGACACTGTTTAAGAACAAGAAGACTGGAGCCTGTGAATATCTGCTAGATCGGATCATGGGATTAGAAAGCCATGTAAGGATGACAGAAGATGCACAGGCGCAGATGCTTGAGGAAGCGGTCGACAGTAGCTATCGCAAAGGAGGAATCAGAGCCAGTCTTTCCGAAAAAGTCAGCAAACAGACAGTAAAAAATAAGATACATGATCTGAAATTTCATACAAAACCAGAAAAAATAGAGAATAAAAAACAGGTTTCCTATCTTTATATTGATGCAGATGAAGATCATGTGTCATTGCAGTATCTCGAGAAAAAGGGAGATATCACGAAACCTCGAAGCAACACCAGTATGCCTAAAATAGCCTATGTATATGAAGGTGCGGAATCAGAAGCGCCTAAAAGCGAAAGGTTTAAGCTGATCAATCCGAAGTACTTTGGGGGCATATATGAGGGAAGCAAAGGAGTAGAACAGTTCTGGCGAGAGATTTATGAGTATATCAGCGCCACCTATGACATGGATGCCATAAAACAGATTTATATTAATGGAGATGGTGCAGCCTGGATAAAAAGCGGACGTAAATTTATAGCCGGATCAACCTTCGTACTGGATAAATTCCATATGCAGAAATATATCACAGCAGCAACTTCGCATTTAATGGATTCGTCAGAGGATGCAAGAAGTGAACTGTATGGTGCCATACACAAGAGAGCGAAATGGATGGCATCCGAGACCTTTGAAAAAATCCTGAATATAACAGAAAACGAAGCACAAAGGAAAAAGGTAGAAAGTAGTATGGCTTATATCCTAGGGCATTGGGATGGGATCATGCAGGGTTTGAGAAATAAAGAAACACAAGTGGGATGCAGTGCAGAAGGACATGTGAGCCATATCTACGCAGACAGGATGAGTTCCAGACCATTAGGGTGGAGTAAGCATGGAGTTCACCAAATGGCAAAGCTAAGGATTTATAAAGCAAACAAAGGAAATATGTTGGAGTTGGTGAGAATGCAAAAGCAGGAGTTGCCCATGGCAGTGGGTACAGAAGAAAGAATCTATTTAAGCAGCGAGATGTTTCGATCGGAAAGCAAGCGACTGACAGAGGAACAACGCTATGTAGAAAGGATAACTCATAGCATTCCCTTTCCAGAAGTGAAAAAGATAGCTTATTTTAAAAACCACATTTGGGGATTGTAA
- a CDS encoding D-lyxose/D-mannose family sugar isomerase: protein MKRSEINKSIRYMEALIAEHGFKLPPFCNWTPEEWEDKGEEYDEIRDNMLGWDITDYGLGNWEELGFALITLRNGNQRNEKYKKVYAEKLLMLKEGQHSPMHFHWTKSEDIINRGGGTLVIHVYNDKGDGTFDDSDVLVNSDGRSYYVKAGTGVELKPGESITLWPHQYHDFDVKEGTGDVLIGEVSMCNDDTTDNRFYEEMGRFPTIEEDEPPYRLLCTEYPKAK, encoded by the coding sequence ATGAAGAGATCGGAAATTAATAAAAGTATCAGATATATGGAGGCGTTGATTGCAGAGCATGGTTTCAAACTCCCGCCCTTTTGCAATTGGACACCGGAAGAATGGGAAGATAAAGGGGAAGAGTACGATGAAATCAGAGACAATATGCTAGGTTGGGATATTACGGATTATGGGTTGGGAAACTGGGAAGAGCTGGGATTTGCTTTAATCACCTTGAGAAATGGAAACCAAAGAAATGAGAAATATAAAAAGGTGTATGCCGAGAAGTTATTGATGCTAAAAGAGGGACAGCATTCTCCGATGCATTTTCATTGGACAAAAAGCGAAGATATTATTAATCGGGGAGGAGGAACTTTAGTGATACATGTATATAATGACAAAGGAGATGGTACCTTTGACGATAGCGATGTATTGGTGAACTCCGATGGAAGATCTTATTATGTTAAAGCGGGAACAGGAGTAGAGCTTAAGCCCGGAGAAAGCATTACTTTATGGCCCCATCAATACCATGATTTCGATGTTAAAGAAGGTACAGGAGATGTTCTTATCGGAGAAGTATCCATGTGTAACGATGATACTACAGATAACCGTTTCTATGAGGAAATGGGAAGATTTCCGACTATTGAAGAGGATGAGCCGCCTTACAGACTTCTTTGTACTGAATATCCGAAGGCAAAATAA
- a CDS encoding methyl-accepting chemotaxis protein, which yields MKMRGKILTLSIAPIVITSIFSLLISQMQFSKGLYQEIEEGLRMVAISASNLYSTQGYGDYALKEDGNVWRGMNFNVSDSGVLLDSLKEKTGIDIIFYFGDEPIVTSMKDKEENRLAHFVNIDQITARVNENGEEIFAEKVDIEGRQYHAYAIPIMQPESGAAAGTLIAVRDMERMQVLMRTTIYTNIGMLTAILAIFCFISILFVRSTLKNLTKARDCLNGLSKGELEMKTALIGNRKDEIGDLSNDTQRLQEKLKEVISSIKEKANILHKVSDEMQGISDVTKHTANEMLSSSQNIRKSANIQAETMKSVDENMHTMNQYIDRSLQSIEVIRKMSERNFDLGKETRVILSELEDITRNSMGYINTISKQTNVTNRSAQEIKEATTLITNISEETNLLSLNASIEAARAGELGKGFAVVAGQIKSLADQSTISAKKIEQIVTNLLKETGTSVQVMGDVNYAMEEQVRGVNNTKTIFDNLEENITVLSQNVKALASDISQINSTKEYLGNHMGLLLEESDKNSIYSENTLEISIHATDSVNQMVGLTKEIFRLSQELTNNISYFH from the coding sequence ATGAAAATGCGAGGGAAAATTTTAACATTATCTATAGCACCGATAGTAATTACCAGTATATTTTCACTGCTTATCAGCCAGATGCAATTTTCCAAAGGTTTATATCAGGAGATTGAGGAAGGCTTAAGAATGGTCGCAATTTCCGCATCTAATCTCTATAGTACACAAGGATACGGAGATTATGCCTTGAAAGAAGACGGGAATGTCTGGAGGGGAATGAACTTTAATGTTTCGGATTCAGGCGTTTTGTTGGATAGCTTAAAAGAAAAAACGGGGATAGATATTATATTTTATTTTGGAGATGAGCCGATTGTTACGTCTATGAAAGATAAAGAAGAAAACAGGCTTGCTCATTTTGTAAATATAGATCAAATAACTGCCCGGGTCAACGAGAATGGGGAAGAAATATTTGCAGAGAAAGTCGACATTGAAGGAAGACAATATCATGCATATGCGATACCGATTATGCAGCCGGAATCAGGGGCGGCCGCGGGCACTTTAATAGCGGTACGCGATATGGAACGTATGCAGGTTCTTATGCGCACGACTATCTATACGAATATAGGAATGCTGACAGCGATTCTCGCTATTTTCTGTTTTATTTCTATTCTATTTGTAAGATCTACATTAAAGAATCTGACAAAAGCCAGAGACTGCCTGAATGGATTATCTAAAGGAGAGCTGGAAATGAAGACAGCTCTTATAGGGAATAGAAAAGATGAAATAGGAGATTTGTCCAACGATACGCAGCGGTTGCAGGAGAAATTGAAGGAAGTGATATCCTCGATTAAAGAGAAAGCAAATATTTTACATAAGGTATCCGATGAAATGCAGGGAATTTCCGATGTAACGAAGCATACGGCCAATGAAATGCTCTCTTCCAGTCAGAATATCCGGAAATCTGCCAATATACAGGCAGAAACGATGAAAAGTGTAGATGAGAATATGCATACTATGAATCAATATATCGATAGGTCGTTGCAAAGCATAGAGGTAATTAGGAAAATGTCGGAAAGAAATTTTGATTTGGGAAAAGAAACGAGGGTAATTTTGAGTGAATTGGAAGATATAACGAGGAATTCCATGGGTTATATAAATACTATCTCCAAGCAAACAAATGTTACGAATCGTTCGGCTCAAGAGATTAAAGAAGCGACAACATTAATTACTAATATTTCGGAAGAAACGAATCTATTGTCGTTAAATGCGAGCATAGAAGCGGCAAGAGCAGGCGAATTGGGCAAGGGATTCGCAGTCGTGGCGGGACAGATTAAATCTTTAGCGGATCAGTCCACTATATCAGCAAAAAAGATAGAGCAAATTGTTACGAATCTGCTTAAAGAAACAGGGACTTCGGTACAGGTGATGGGAGATGTGAACTATGCCATGGAAGAGCAGGTAAGGGGTGTGAACAACACGAAGACTATTTTTGATAACCTGGAAGAAAATATCACAGTTTTATCACAAAATGTAAAAGCCCTGGCGAGTGATATTTCCCAGATAAATAGTACAAAAGAGTATCTCGGCAACCATATGGGACTTCTGCTGGAAGAATCGGATAAGAATTCCATTTATTCAGAAAATACACTGGAAATATCTATTCATGCAACCGATTCAGTCAATCAGATGGTCGGATTGACAAAAGAAATATTCAGACTTTCTCAAGAGCTCACTAATAACATATCATATTTTCACTGA
- a CDS encoding substrate-binding domain-containing protein — MKRKLCSVLLSAVLAVSMLAGCGSKDAAPAAETSTAPAKEEVAEAPAKEEVAEDTSAETYKVYLITMDQMDQHWVNVDTGCKEAVKDFPNVEYKWLAPDVKDDAKQIECINNAVADNANAILLAANGPDAVTAALEEAVAAGVKIIYVDSAADFEGEVTFATDNQAAGKTAGEEMLKAFTDKGVTSGKIGIVNVNAATASCVARETGFRSAFEGTDFELLETQYSEGDAAKSKDIAANYITSGCVGIFGANEGSTTGVGNAIQEAGDDVVGVGFDKSDTILSLIKNGYLLATMAQNPDVMGYEGLKAAVAVLGGESFGGKVTDTGVSVITKDGL; from the coding sequence ATGAAGAGAAAATTATGTAGCGTATTGTTAAGTGCTGTTCTTGCAGTATCCATGTTGGCGGGCTGCGGAAGTAAGGATGCGGCACCTGCGGCAGAGACAAGTACGGCACCGGCAAAGGAAGAGGTTGCAGAGGCACCTGCGAAGGAGGAAGTAGCAGAAGATACATCAGCAGAAACTTATAAAGTTTATTTGATTACGATGGACCAGATGGATCAGCATTGGGTAAACGTGGATACGGGATGTAAAGAAGCTGTGAAGGATTTTCCGAATGTGGAATACAAGTGGCTTGCTCCCGATGTGAAGGATGATGCGAAACAGATAGAATGTATTAACAATGCAGTAGCGGATAATGCAAATGCAATTCTTCTGGCAGCAAATGGACCGGATGCGGTTACGGCAGCATTAGAAGAAGCAGTGGCGGCAGGAGTAAAGATTATTTATGTGGATTCGGCAGCAGATTTCGAAGGTGAAGTAACGTTTGCCACAGACAATCAGGCAGCCGGCAAAACAGCAGGGGAAGAGATGTTAAAGGCATTCACGGATAAAGGAGTAACCTCCGGTAAAATCGGTATTGTCAATGTAAATGCTGCTACAGCATCCTGCGTAGCGCGCGAGACTGGTTTCCGTTCCGCTTTTGAAGGAACTGATTTCGAACTTCTCGAAACGCAGTATAGTGAAGGTGATGCGGCGAAATCGAAAGACATTGCGGCAAACTACATTACAAGTGGATGCGTAGGAATCTTCGGAGCGAATGAAGGTTCTACTACCGGAGTCGGCAATGCCATTCAGGAAGCAGGCGATGATGTAGTAGGCGTAGGCTTCGATAAATCAGATACTATTTTATCTTTAATCAAAAACGGTTACTTATTGGCGACTATGGCTCAGAACCCGGACGTAATGGGATATGAAGGTCTGAAGGCAGCAGTAGCAGTATTGGGAGGAGAAAGCTTCGGCGGAAAGGTTACAGATACAGGAGTTTCTGTTATTACGAAGGACGGTTTATAA